The Solanum lycopersicum chromosome 6, SLM_r2.1 genome has a window encoding:
- the LOC101255109 gene encoding protein EMBRYO DEFECTIVE 514 produces MAETEPEVAAAVPAVEAVVEAEKEDTSAQDMDVEAQAADDTEENGGSKRPREEENEVEKEDATKKLKVDKSVEEERFENLDGSKTVDEEKKDVSGPISVGPKNFGSSVEVFNYFYKLLHSWSPNLNLNKYEYIVLLDLLKKGHLEPDRKIGTGVRAFQIRFHPQYKSRCFFIIREDDSVDDFSFRKCIDHISPLPENMQVKHEANRDLARGGKGGGRGRGRGGKPRY; encoded by the exons ATGGCAGAAACTGAACCTGAAGTCGCCGCCGCCGTGCCCGCCGTTGAAGCCGTGGTAGAGGCCGAGAAAGAGGACACTTCGGCTCAGGACATGGATGTCGAAGCTCAAGCCGCCGATGATACGGAAGAGAACGGCGGGTCGAAGCGTCCAAGGGAGGAGGAAAACGAGGTGGAGAAGGAAGACGCCACAAAGAAGCTGAAGGTCGATAAGTCTGTGGAAGAAGAACGATTCGAGAATTTAGATGGAAGCAAAACGGTggatgaagaaaagaaagatgtGTCAGGTCCGATTAGCGTGGGCCCTAAGAACTTCGGATCGTCTGTGGAGGTGTTCAATTACTTTTATAAGCTTCTCCATTCTTGGTCTCCCAACCTCAACCTCAACAAG TATGAGTACATTGTTTTGCTTGACTTGCTAAAGAAGGGTCATTTAGAGCCAGATAGAAAGATTGGTACAGGAGTCCGTGCATTCCAAATCCGGTTTCATCCTCAATATAAAAGTCGTTGCTTCTTTATCATTAGGGAGGATGACTCTGTGGATGATTTTAGCTTCAGGAAATGTATTGATCACATTAGTCCTCTCCCAGAGAACATGCAAGTAAAACACGAGGCAAACAGAGACTTGGCACGTGGTGGAAAAGGAGGTGGGCGTGGCCGTGGAAGAGGAGGGAAGCCAAGATACTGA
- the LOC101254808 gene encoding uncharacterized protein isoform X2 → MEEHLVLRVDHLITPESLHSLPRPEHTELSGGTSVTQTVGTSSGIDAQENEYQRAGDEEEPLLQTVECRICQEEDSLKNLEIPCGCSGSLKYAHRKCVQQWCDEKGDITCEICHQLYHPGYTARPASPQSEDTSIDIRGWTVGGTQVDFHDPRLLAMAAAERRLLEADYDEYSDSNASGAAFFRSAALILLALLLLRHALIVGDANEDEDDVSTFFMLFLLRAAGFLLPCYIIAWAIGILQRRRQRQEAAAIAAAEVAFLAQAGQHRGLHVTIAPGPAPAAEPSTTPATPQVSMPPEQAATTHVQSV, encoded by the exons ATGGAAGAACATTTGGTTTTGCGTGTTGACCATCTTATCACACCCGAATCATTGCACTCTCTGCCACGGCCCGAGCATACAGAATTATCTGGGGGCACATCTGTCACTCAGACAGTTGGTACATCCTCAGGTATTGATGCTCAAGAGAACGAATATCAAAGAGCTGGAGATGAAGAAGAGCCATTACTTCAGACTGTGGAATGTCGGATTTGTCAGGAAGAAGATAGCTTGAAAAATTTGGAGATTCCTTGTGGTTGCAGTGGCAGCTTGAAG TATGCACACAGAAAATGTGTTCAACAATGGTGTGATGAGAAGGGAGATATAACTTGCGAGATTTGCCATCAG CTTTATCATCCTGGCTATACTGCTCGGCCCGCGTCTCCTCAATCTGAAGATACATCCATTGACATCAG AGGTTGGACAGTGGGTGGCACTCAGGTCGACTTTCATGATCCTCGACTTCTTGCAATGGCTGCTGCTGAACGCCGTCTTCTAGAGGCTGACTATGACGAATATTCAGATTCAAATGCTAGTGGAGCTGCATTTTTTCGGTCTGCCGCTTTGATT CTATTGGCCCTTCTGTTACTGAGGCATGCTCTGATAGTTGGAGATGCtaatgaggatgaggatgatgtTTCCACCTTTTTTATG CTTTTCCTGCTCCGCGCTGCCGGTTTTCTTTTACCTTGTTACATTATAGCTTGGGCTATCGGTATATTGCAGCGTCGCAGGCAAAGACAG GAGGCAGCAGCAATAGCAGCAGCCGAAGTTGCTTTCCTTGCGCAGGCAGGGCAGCATAGGGGTTTGCATGTCACAATTGCACCTGGACCTGCACCGGCAGCAGAACCTTCGACAACACCAGCAACTCCTCAGGTGTCAATGCCACCGGAACAGGCAGCAACTACTCATGTACAATCAGTATAA
- the LOC101254808 gene encoding uncharacterized protein isoform X1, producing the protein MEEHLVLRVDHLITPESLHSLPRPEHTELSGGTSVTQTVGTSSGIDAQENEYQRAGDEEEPLLQTVECRICQEEDSLKNLEIPCGCSGSLKYAHRKCVQQWCDEKGDITCEICHQLYHPGYTARPASPQSEDTSIDIRGWTVGGTQVDFHDPRLLAMAAAERRLLEADYDEYSDSNASGAAFFRSAALILLALLLLRHALIVGDANEDEDDVSTFFMLFLLRAAGFLLPCYIIAWAIGILQRRRQRQQEAAAIAAAEVAFLAQAGQHRGLHVTIAPGPAPAAEPSTTPATPQVSMPPEQAATTHVQSV; encoded by the exons ATGGAAGAACATTTGGTTTTGCGTGTTGACCATCTTATCACACCCGAATCATTGCACTCTCTGCCACGGCCCGAGCATACAGAATTATCTGGGGGCACATCTGTCACTCAGACAGTTGGTACATCCTCAGGTATTGATGCTCAAGAGAACGAATATCAAAGAGCTGGAGATGAAGAAGAGCCATTACTTCAGACTGTGGAATGTCGGATTTGTCAGGAAGAAGATAGCTTGAAAAATTTGGAGATTCCTTGTGGTTGCAGTGGCAGCTTGAAG TATGCACACAGAAAATGTGTTCAACAATGGTGTGATGAGAAGGGAGATATAACTTGCGAGATTTGCCATCAG CTTTATCATCCTGGCTATACTGCTCGGCCCGCGTCTCCTCAATCTGAAGATACATCCATTGACATCAG AGGTTGGACAGTGGGTGGCACTCAGGTCGACTTTCATGATCCTCGACTTCTTGCAATGGCTGCTGCTGAACGCCGTCTTCTAGAGGCTGACTATGACGAATATTCAGATTCAAATGCTAGTGGAGCTGCATTTTTTCGGTCTGCCGCTTTGATT CTATTGGCCCTTCTGTTACTGAGGCATGCTCTGATAGTTGGAGATGCtaatgaggatgaggatgatgtTTCCACCTTTTTTATG CTTTTCCTGCTCCGCGCTGCCGGTTTTCTTTTACCTTGTTACATTATAGCTTGGGCTATCGGTATATTGCAGCGTCGCAGGCAAAGACAG CAGGAGGCAGCAGCAATAGCAGCAGCCGAAGTTGCTTTCCTTGCGCAGGCAGGGCAGCATAGGGGTTTGCATGTCACAATTGCACCTGGACCTGCACCGGCAGCAGAACCTTCGACAACACCAGCAACTCCTCAGGTGTCAATGCCACCGGAACAGGCAGCAACTACTCATGTACAATCAGTATAA
- the LOC101254500 gene encoding gibberellin-regulated protein 6-like, translating into MAKIVSVLLLALLVISMLANTVMAANGKHHHYAKKYGPGSLKPSQCLPQCTRRCSKTQYHKPCMFFCQKCCNKCLCVPPGTYGNKAVCPCYNNWKTKEGGPKCP; encoded by the exons ATGGCCAAGATTGTTTCAGTTCTCCTTTTGGCCCTTCTTGTCATTTCCATGCTTGCTAACACTGTTATGGCTGCAAATGGCAAACACCACCACTATGCT AAGAAGTATGGACCAGGAAGCTTGAAGCCCTCGC AATGTCTACCACAATGTACGAGGAGGTGTAGCAAGACACAGTACCACAAGCCATGCATGTTCTTCTGCCAAAAATGTTGCAACAAGTGTTTGTGTGTTCCACCTGGTACCTATGGAAACAAGGCTGTTTGTCCTTGTTACAATAACTGGAAGACCAAGGAAGGAGGACCTAAATGCCCTTAA
- the LOC101257974 gene encoding uncharacterized protein, with protein sequence MTTQLSMKLLIDTKAKKILFAEAEKSCVDFLFLILSLPVATVIKLLKKKGMNHGCLPKLYDSVENLSDTYIHSKDSLLKPKSSVIGIASIPFLSIDDVPTTHKTFYGCSNYCHNTFSDCPSAKCTVCNCLMSRSLTYVAPPIASGAVASTSGFVKDVVTYMVMDDLVIKPMSTISSITLLNKFNVKDVGVLQEEVVHFGMEEALKLLKASFESKTVLTSVFMSAIKLSK encoded by the exons ATGACGACCCAATTGAGCATGAAGCTTTTGATTGACACTAAGGCTAAAAAAATACTATTCGCTGAGGCTGAAAAGAGTTGTGTGGATTTCTTGTTTCTCATTCTCTCATTGCCGGTGGCCACAGTCATTAAGCTTCTTAAGAAGAAAGGGATGAATCATGGATGCTTGCCTAAACTCTATGACAGTGTTGAGAATTTGAGCGACACCTATATTCACTCTAAGGATAGCCTTTTGAAACCCAAGTCATCTGTAATAGGGATCGCTTCCATTCCTTTTCTATCGATTGATGACGTTCCAACGACACATAAGACCTTTTATGGATGTTCCAACTACTGTCATAATACTTTTTCTGATTGCCCTAGTGCAAAATGTACAGTTTGTAATTGCCTTATGTCAAGAAGTTTGACGTATGTTGCTCCACCGATAGCGAGTGGAGCTGTGGCATCGACAAGTGGTTTTGTGAAGGATGTTGTGACATACATGGTGATGGATGACTTGGTAATTAAGCCTATGTCCACCATTTCTAGCATTACTCTTCTAAACAAGTTCAATGTAAAGGATGTTGGTGTATTGCAAGAGGAAGTTGTTCATTTTGGAATGGAAGAG GCGCTGAAGTTGTTGAAGGCATCCTTTGAGTCGAAGACAGTCCTGACTAGTGTTTTCATGAGCGCCATAAAATTGTCGAAATAG